Sequence from the Thalassoglobus sp. JC818 genome:
TCACTCCGTCGACGGAACGATTTCGTCCGGAGACCGTCTCGAAATCAAGATGCAGCAGCGGTTCCGGAACGTTGACGCTCTCGGTTTTTTGCAGGGAGATCCATTGTTCAAATTGACCGGCACTCTTTTTCGCGATCCGTCGCAGCTTCTTTTCTGCCTGCACGACTGCTTCTTCCAGACGAGCGATTTCCTGTTTCTGATCGGGTGTCGAAAGCAACAACGTGGGCGTGGGAACAGCAGGGGTGAAGTAGCTGTACAAACCCGCTTCGTCGATGTTGTCGAAGAAAGCGGAGAGCTGAAAATATTCCGCCTGGGAGAGTGGGTCGAATTTGTGGTCGTGGCATCGACAGCATTCAAACGTGAGGCCGAGGAATGCCGTTCCGAAAGTTTGGGTTCGGTCAGCAACATATTCGATGCGGAACTCTTCGGGTGTGCTACCTCCTTCGACCTTCTGCGGATGAAGTCGATTGAAGGTTGTGGCAAGAATTTGATCGTCCGTGGCATTAGGGAGAAGGTCCCCCGCGATCTGCTCGGTGATGAACTCATCGTAGGGAAGATTTTTATTGAAGCTGCGGATCACCCAGTCTCGCCAAGGCCAGACGTAACGATCCCGGTCGACCTGATACCCGTATGTGTCGCTGTAGCGTGCGACATCTAGCCAGTCGGAAGCCATTCGTTCGCCATAGCGTTCTGACTGAAAGAGGCGATCGACGACTTTTTCGTAGGCTTGATCCGACTCGTCCGCGAGGAAGTTGTCGATTTCTTCCAGAGTGGGCGGAAGGCCAGTGAGATCGAACGTGACGCGCCGAATCCATTTCTCCTTCGTCGCAGGCGGATTTGGAGCCAAACCCGCTTGATCGAGTTTACGGAGAATGAACCGGTCGAGGTCCTGCTGAGGCCAATCGGGATCAGTGACTTCCGGCAGCTCGGGAGCGACTGGTCTTTGAAAAGCCCAGTGTTGGTCGTACTCAGCTCCTTGCTCGATCCATTTCCGCAAGACTTCAATCTCCCCGTCTGTCAGGTTGAGATTCGAGTCAGGCGGCGGCATCTTGATGCTCGAATCATCTGAGATGATCCGCAGGAATACTTCGCTGTCCTCAGGACTGCCGGGCTTAATGACGAAGGGGGCGGTCGCGAACTCGAGCTTTTTATGGGCATCATCTGCCTGATCGAGTCGTAGATCCGCTTCGCGATTTTCTCCATCCGGCCCATGACACAGAAAGCAACGATCGGACAGAATCGGACGCACCTGCGTATTGAAGTCGATACGCTCTTCCCCAAGCACGTGATGTGTGAGAAAGAGTTGATGAAGCAGGAACGCGAGGAGGGAGATGAGGCGAGTCGTTTGCATGACCCAATTCTAGCAAAGGTCTCTTGCGAGAGGCAAAACGTCGCAGAGAAAATTTAATTGTGCGGCAGGAGTTGGACTCGGTAGTGCTCTTCACACAGCTTGGGAGTCATGTGTCAGGGCGAAGCTGAATTGAAAGCAAAAAAGGCCGCCTGAATCACGTTCAGGCGGCCTTTTGAATTACTCGAAGCTGTTTTGAAGTCAGAGTTTGTGATCACATGCGTGACCTTCGTAGCTTACTCTGAGCCCTCTTTCGAATCGTCGATCGGTCCGAGGAGTCGTGCGAGCTCAGTTCGCAACACTTCGTCGCGAGCATTCAGGTTCACAACTTTGCCGCTTCGGTCGACGAGGATAACAGTTGGAATTCCACTGATTCCGTAGTAGCGGGCGATGGGGTTGTCCCAACCTTGAAGTTCTGGAGCGTCTTCAAACAAAGTGACCCAGTTGAGGTCGTTGTCTTTGACGAATTCCACCAGTGCTTCGCGATCGTTGTCGAGACTGATTCCGACCACTTCAAAGCCTTTGTCGTGATAGGCCTCGTACATTTCTTTGACGTTGGGAAGTTCACCAATACATGGGCCACACCAGGTTGCCCAAAAGTCGACGAGAACGACTTTCCCTTTGTATTGATCGATATTGAACTTTGATCCATCGAGAGTTGTGCCAGAAACTTTGATTTCGTTGCCGGGCAGTTTGAGGCGTCGAGCGGTGGATTCGAGCGTTTCAACAAGATTGTCGAGGTCAGCTTCGTTCTTGGCTTTGAGGATCGAAGCATATGTGTCGTAGGCGAAGACTGCGTTCTCTGTGTCTCCGTAACGATCAAGCATTTGTGCTGCCTGCATCGCCCCTTGGATTGCCATCTGGAGTTCTTCTGGATTCTCCATTGTGGCGTTTTTCAAGCTGCCAGCGAGTTCTTTAATCAGTTCTTTCTTGGCAGCATCTGGAAGGGTTGGCAATCGACCAATTCGTTCCTGAAGTTCGATACGTGCTGCGAGAGCTTTGACTTCTGGTCGCTCGTCCTTCTGGAGTTTTTCAATCAGCTTCGCTCGCTTCAAAGCTCCGGTGTTGTCACCGAACTGGGGAAGCAGGCCAAGGACTTGCATGCGAAGTTCAGCCGCCATGAGGAACGTTTCCTCATCGATCTCGCGGTCCATAATCGCCACGAAGGACTCATCCATCTTCTGGAGATGAGCGAGGATTCCTTCAGGTGTTCGTTCTGGAGGAGGTGTTCGGGCGAGCTTTCGCAGGAAGAGCTGGAGCTCGTTCGCGTCAGTTCCTTCAGGAGCTGCGTATACGTCGACAGCTTCCGCTGGTTCGTCCTGAGCTGTGGCGATGAGTGTTGGAGAAGCAATCGCGGCGATCAGAAGGCCGAGAATGAGTCTAAGTGAGAGAATTCGTGGAGTCATATGAACCTCCTGAGGTCAAAGTCCATGGAATGGCTAGGAAGTGGGGCGGGGTAATCGTTTACAACGACGCAGAACATCGACTGCTATCGATTACGTGATTGAATTATTGAACGTCTTCGGTTATGAGAGTGTTTGCCAAAACTCTCGGAAAGACTGTAAGCAGCCTCACATCCTTTGCACTTAGGACGATAGGAGACCCACAAGAGCAGTCACATCCTGACAAAGATCATACTGCTTCCATAAGTTGAAACCAACATATGAATTCAGGAAATCTCGCGATTCCACCCGACAGCAGCGGCGAGCATTCACCCGCCGCCAAGCTGCGAACATAGAGTTCTTGAAGAAATTCTTCACCGGGTTTTCACAAAATGCCACGGGGTCTCGACAGTCGTGGGAGCTCTCAAAATGGATGGCATCCGTTGCACAGCAGGACTGGACCACGTCCAGATGAGTGCAATTCGCGGCGAACCGGGGATGAAGAAGCTTTAGGCTTCGTCGATGACCTGCAAAGCTTCGAAAGTCTTGC
This genomic interval carries:
- a CDS encoding TlpA disulfide reductase family protein, whose product is MTPRILSLRLILGLLIAAIASPTLIATAQDEPAEAVDVYAAPEGTDANELQLFLRKLARTPPPERTPEGILAHLQKMDESFVAIMDREIDEETFLMAAELRMQVLGLLPQFGDNTGALKRAKLIEKLQKDERPEVKALAARIELQERIGRLPTLPDAAKKELIKELAGSLKNATMENPEELQMAIQGAMQAAQMLDRYGDTENAVFAYDTYASILKAKNEADLDNLVETLESTARRLKLPGNEIKVSGTTLDGSKFNIDQYKGKVVLVDFWATWCGPCIGELPNVKEMYEAYHDKGFEVVGISLDNDREALVEFVKDNDLNWVTLFEDAPELQGWDNPIARYYGISGIPTVILVDRSGKVVNLNARDEVLRTELARLLGPIDDSKEGSE